The stretch of DNA CAAGCTTTTTAGAAATGACAACCGAAAATTGACCACTTGTGCTGACCGAAAAATGACCACCCCAAGCTATGAATGTAAAAGAAACAATCAGGGACAGAATACCACGATTCTCAAGAAGACATACTCGATTGCTTACATAATCCAACTTAGTTTTGTGACAATAGTGATAAATTGTCATCTTTTCGAGCCAAACAAACAAGCACATGTGAATCACATAATTATTGTTGATCCACATCGCCAAGGACACTTTATACCGATTTATTGATACTGCTTAGTTATCCAATCTTTATAACTTCCATCAATAACTGCTCGCCACCATTCTTCGTTAGCGAGAATCCAGTCAATGGTTTTCTTGATGCCTGTTTCAAATGACTCCTTTGGTTTATAGCCTAGTTCTTTGTTGCATTTGGATGGATCAATAGCATAGCGCCTATCATGCCCTAACCGATCTTTAACATAGGTTATAAGTGATTGAGCTTCAAGCCCTTTGCACTGAGGTGCATCAGGAAACCTTCCAGCAAGTTTGTCATCATTTTTAAAGGCAGCATCAACCAAACTACAGACAAGTTTGACGATATCGATATTGGTCCATTCATTATTGCCACCAATATTATATACGCCATCGACTTTTCCCTTCTTCAAGACAAGATCAATCCCGACGCAATGATCTTCAACATACAACCAGTCACGAATATTTAACCCATCTCCATAAATCGGCAGGGATTTGCCTCCGAGAATGTTCAAGACAACCAATGGAATCAGTTTTTCAGGAAACTGGTATGGCCCGTAATTATTGGAGCAATTACTGGTTGTGACTTGCAGTCCATAGGTGTGGTGGTATGAGCGAACCAGATGATCCGACGAGGCTTTACTGGCTGAATATGGCGAATTTGGTGCATAGGGAGTTGTTTCTGTAAAAGGCGGATCGTCTGCCGCCAATGAACCATAGACTTCATCGGTTGAAACATGATGGAAGCGATGCGGCACACCGGAACCCTGATCAAGCCAAACAGCCTTGGCCGCTTTGAGCATGCTGTGTGTGCCTAGAACATTGGTCTCAATAAAAGCATCCGGACCATGAATTGATCGATCAACATGAGACTCAGCCGCAAAATGGACAATGGTATCGATCTTTTCAGTGCTCAACAATTTCCCAACAAGTTCATGATCAAGTATATTGCCATGCACAAATCGAAATTGTTTGT from Desulfobulbaceae bacterium encodes:
- the rfbB gene encoding dTDP-glucose 4,6-dehydratase; the protein is MNKLLVTGGAGFIGANFVHYWLGNYPEDSVVVLDALTYAGNLASLEFAQKNKQFRFVHGNILDHELVGKLLSTEKIDTIVHFAAESHVDRSIHGPDAFIETNVLGTHSMLKAAKAVWLDQGSGVPHRFHHVSTDEVYGSLAADDPPFTETTPYAPNSPYSASKASSDHLVRSYHHTYGLQVTTSNCSNNYGPYQFPEKLIPLVVLNILGGKSLPIYGDGLNIRDWLYVEDHCVGIDLVLKKGKVDGVYNIGGNNEWTNIDIVKLVCSLVDAAFKNDDKLAGRFPDAPQCKGLEAQSLITYVKDRLGHDRRYAIDPSKCNKELGYKPKESFETGIKKTIDWILANEEWWRAVIDGSYKDWITKQYQ